The Hippocampus zosterae strain Florida chromosome 20, ASM2543408v3, whole genome shotgun sequence genome contains a region encoding:
- the LOC127593084 gene encoding galectin-4-like, whose protein sequence is MSPLLLWACFISLLAFPVMSMGYLCPSCPVCPCDKCPCPSCPPCRCPKCRCATCAPPTTCPPLPPMTCPPLLPMTTCPSLPTCPPPQLPTSGPGNWSENPSLTHVPDDIKGLGKLLVAPHPLGFRVDLLGLLSVGSNLAVRGRAKPMAERLIFKLAMADDTALHLGFRINEKTIMMSSDLHGTKSVEEKEVASFPFQPGQDFEMIIQCDIDRFHVTVDSTHQLEFIYRDANLQSITALRMWHDVLLRDVRLM, encoded by the exons ATGTCACCACTTTTGCTGTGGGCGTGTTTCATCAGCTTGTTGGCGTTTCCCGtcatgt CCATGGGCTACCTTTGTCCTTCATGTCCCGTGTGTCCCTGTGACAAGTGTCCATGCCCTTCGTGTCCCCCTTGTCGTTGTCCTAAGTGTCGTTGTGCGACTTGTGCCCCTCCGACGACGTGTCCCCCTCTTCCTCCTATGACctgtcctcctcttcttcccatGACCACTTGTCCCAGTCTTCCTACTTGTCCTCCTCCCCAGCTGCCAACATCAGGACCAGGTAACTGGAGTGAAAACCCTTCTCTGACGCATGTGCCTGATGACATCAAAGGCTTGGGCAAACTTCTTGTGGCGCCTCATCCG CTCGGATTCAGAGTCGACCTTTTGGGGCTGCTCAGCGTTGGCAGTAACCTCGCCGTCAGAGGACGAGCCAAACCGATGGCTGAGAG GCTAATCTTCAAGCTGGCCATGGCCGACGACACGGCGCTGCACTTGGGCTTTCGCATCAACGAGAAAACGATTATGATGAGCTCTGACCTGCATGGTACTAAAAGCGTTGAGGAGAAAGAGGTGGCCTCCTTCCCCTTCCAACCCGGCCAGGATTTTGAG ATGATCATCCAGTGTGACATCGACCGCTTCCACGTAACCGTCGATAGCACCCACCAGCTGGAGTTCATCTACAGGGATGCAAACCTGCAAAGCATCACAGCACTAAGAATGTGGCATGACGTGTTGCTGAGGGACGTCAGGCTGATGTGA